In one window of Luteitalea sp. DNA:
- a CDS encoding MFS transporter yields MPLPRALRSLRHQNFRLFLSGQLISLIGTWMQMVAQAWLVYRLTGSSVQLGLIGFAGQIPVFVFAPLGGAVADRLSRHRVVIAAQATMMALALLLGTLTLLDVVRLSHLYILATLLGVANAFDMPARQAFVFEMVGRADLQNAIALNSSMVNAARVAGPAIAGVTVAVVGEGWCFLINGLSYIAVIAGLLAMRVASRPHVHASVPAWASILEGLGFVARTEPVRALLLLLGLVSLMGVPYTVLMPIFADQMLGGGVWGYGTLLASAGVGALAGAVTLTMRRDLKGLGKWVAIACASFGGGLVLFSLSRDFWLSALILLPTGYFMMFQMAASNTLIQSMVPDALRGRVMSVYSMMFMGMAPFGALLAGALADAIGPPLTVAIGGAACVGGASLFAYRLPAMRGPARKLIIAQQAAAGDPPESATGSR; encoded by the coding sequence ATGCCCCTTCCTCGTGCGCTACGCTCTCTTCGCCACCAGAATTTCCGGCTGTTCCTGTCGGGGCAGCTCATCTCGCTCATTGGCACCTGGATGCAGATGGTTGCCCAGGCCTGGCTCGTCTACCGCCTCACGGGCTCGTCGGTACAGCTCGGCCTCATTGGCTTCGCCGGGCAGATTCCGGTCTTCGTGTTCGCGCCGCTCGGCGGTGCCGTCGCCGATCGTCTCAGCCGCCACCGTGTCGTGATCGCCGCACAGGCGACGATGATGGCGCTGGCGCTGCTGCTGGGCACGTTGACATTGCTGGACGTCGTGCGGCTTTCCCATCTCTACATCCTCGCGACCCTGCTCGGCGTTGCGAACGCGTTCGACATGCCGGCGCGGCAGGCCTTCGTCTTCGAGATGGTCGGTCGCGCGGACCTTCAGAACGCCATCGCGCTCAACTCTTCCATGGTGAACGCCGCAAGGGTAGCCGGCCCTGCGATTGCCGGAGTCACCGTGGCCGTGGTCGGTGAGGGCTGGTGCTTCCTCATCAACGGGCTCAGCTACATCGCGGTCATTGCTGGCTTGCTCGCGATGCGAGTCGCGTCTCGGCCTCACGTGCACGCCTCTGTTCCGGCGTGGGCCAGCATCCTCGAGGGGCTTGGCTTCGTCGCGCGCACCGAGCCGGTGCGTGCACTGCTCCTCCTCCTTGGCCTCGTGAGCCTGATGGGTGTGCCCTACACGGTGCTCATGCCGATCTTCGCCGATCAAATGCTTGGCGGCGGCGTCTGGGGATACGGCACGCTGCTCGCGTCTGCTGGCGTCGGCGCGCTCGCCGGGGCCGTGACATTGACGATGCGGCGAGACCTCAAGGGGCTGGGGAAGTGGGTGGCCATCGCGTGCGCAAGCTTCGGTGGAGGGCTCGTGCTCTTCTCACTGTCACGAGACTTCTGGCTCTCGGCGCTGATCCTCCTACCGACCGGCTATTTCATGATGTTCCAAATGGCCGCGTCGAATACGCTCATCCAGTCGATGGTGCCGGACGCGCTGCGCGGCCGCGTGATGTCGGTCTACTCCATGATGTTCATGGGCATGGCGCCGTTTGGCGCGCTCCTGGCGGGCGCGCTGGCCGACGCGATTGGTCCGCCACTGACTGTTGCGATCGGCGGCGCCGCCTGCGTGGGCGGAGCGAGCCTCTTTGCGTATCGCTTACCGGCGATGCGCGGTCCGGCTCGCAAGCTCATCATCGCCCAGCAAGCGGCCGCCGGCGACCCACCGGAAAGCGCGACCGGAAGCAGGTAG